The Halomonas sp. 'Soap Lake #6' genomic sequence ACCCTCAGTCGCTTCTTCAATCCACGCCTTCCATGTTGGCCATACCATAGTGTTGATACCGTGATTAGGACCAGCCCAGGTGCTCACAGTGATCGTCGTTTGCGCCAGGGCGGAGGTGCTCAACGTCGCGGCGGCAATAGCACCGATCATCAAGCTTGTTGTTTTATTCATTGTTGTTTTATTCATTTTGCTTCCTCTGGTCGTCACTAATTGGGTGAGGCGCTCATCGCTATTACTGAATGACATTGATAAGCCGTACTTTTTTAGTGAGGTTCAGTAAGTGAAATTCAGCTGATGAAACCACCACTCAACCATTCACCGCGTCCAACGTGATACCTTATTATTATAATATCCCAATCATACGAATCACGTTATGCCACACAATGCCTGTAGAGACGTGGATCGTGCAACGACCCATCGACTAATAGATGATGATACTTAAGTATATATTTAAATTATTTTATTAAATTACAATGGCTTAAATTCAACATAGCGTTTATAAAAGCTACTACTAGTGATTTTTCTTGGTTATTTTTATCTCACTATTTTGTTACGAAAATCTTCCGCGCAGCGATAAAAACGGCACCCCATTCACACCAAACAGCCTCACCGTTGGCATATAACACAGCTGACACATGTTCCGCTCCACTGCCCCTGATTTCGGCCTAACCCTTACCCAATCCTCTCCAACTGCCGTTCAAGCTTGCGCATGGTATTAAGCAGATCACGATATTCACCAACACTCAGGGTCGACACCAGGTCGGCCTCCCATGACTGAGCTTCAGGCACTAGCTCAGTTAGCAGTGCCTGACCTGCCTCCGTAAGTTGTAAGTTATGTAGCCGCTGATCCTGCTGCGAGGGCGTGCGGCTTATCAGCCCCCTATCCTCCAACGCTTGAATAGCCCGGGAGACTCGCGCTTTATCCATATTGGTGTAATGGCAAACCTTCTTAGCGGTTAAATCATCACAGTGGCTAAGCCAAGCGAGCACGCGCCATTGGGCTATGTTGAGCTGATAGGAATCTGCATAAAGCTTCTCTAGCGCTTGGCTGATTCGGTCAGCTAGCCGATTTAGCTGGTAGGGTAAAAACTGATTGAGGTCTAGCTCAGCCCTAGCTGAAGACACTGAAGATGCCTCACCGTCCGCTTTCAAGCCCCCCTCAGTATCTGCTTTATCCATCGTCATTGTATTTCTCCTTGAGCCACCATTTATCAGGGATGGGAATGACAAAAAAACAGCACGATAGCTGGGAATGTGGACACCAGCAACGCGCCTATCATACTGACCACCAATGAGGTGCTAACCAGCTCGCTGTAATGGCGCCTAGCATAGGGGGAACAGTGCCGTCATATAATCTCTTGTGCAACTAATTTAACAACACAAGCCACTATACCTAAGTATTATCCTTAGTTAAATAATTGATATATTGATAGTTATCACCACAGCCTTATAAAAGGTCACCTATCCCGCACCCTAAATGCTGGACTTTTAGTTTCATTAGAAACTATTCTTCACGACATACAGTTATTACTGGCATACCGCTCTTGAGACACGACTTCTGACACACAACCGTGCAATGACGATCCACATCATCCTGATAGCACTGGAGATATTATGAGCAAAAAGTTCGCATCCCATGCCGACACTGAAGAGAAGCAGATCAGTTTCACCAAGCTGGCCGAGGGGCTCTATGCTTACACTGCTGAAGGTGACCCCAATACCGGCATTGTGATCGGCGATGACAGTGTGATGGTCATTGACACTCAAGCGACCCCCATCATGGCCCAGGACGTTATTCGCCGTATCCGTGAGGTAACCGACCTACCGATTAAGCATGTAGTGATGTCCCACTACCATGCCGTACGTGTTTTAGGGGCTTCCGCGTACGATGCGGAGAATATCTACGCTAGCCAGCACACCTACGACTTGATTGTTGAACGTGGTCAGCAAGATTATGAATCTGAGGTTGGACGCTTTCCTCGCCTGTTCAAGGGCGTGGACTCTGTCCCAGGACTGACCTGGCCCAACATTGTCTTCCAAGAACAACTGACAGTCTTTATGGGTGAGCGTGAGGTGCAGATCATCCATCTTGGTCGCGGCCACACCAAAGGCGACACCATCGTCTGGTTACCTAAGGAAAAAGTGATGTTTTCCGGTGACCTCGTTGAGTATGGAGCCACCCCTTACACCGGTGACGCCTACCATGAGGACTGGCCTTCCACGCTGGATCGCCTACAGGCCATGCAACCCCAAAAGCTGGTGCCCGGCCGTGGAGATGCTCTGCAAACTGCCGAACAGTGCCAGGAAGCCATCCAGGGTACCCGCGACTTCTTGAATGATATGTATGGAAGCGTTAAAGCGGGTAAGGCGGCAGGCAAATCTCTCTCCGAGTGCTACGCCGAGACCTACGCGCTACTTAAGCCGAAGTATGGCCACTGGGTAATCTTTGACCACTGCGTACCCTTCGACATTACTCGCTGCTACGACGAGGCTGGTGGCGAATATCCGGATCCCCGCATCTGGACGGCAGAGCGCGACACCGACATGTGGCACTCACTGCAAGACGTCGTCGAAAACCAGTAAGTGCTTATCAGAGACGCCCACTGATCATTCCCAGCTGTCGGGTGTAATGCACCCGACGCTGCAGGGGAGCAATAGATGCCAACAACCTATAAAAATCCTGTCTATCCTTACCGTCGTCCGCCTGAACTCGATGATAAAGACGTTCGTCATTATCCGGTGGTGATTGTCGGCGCTGGGCCCAGCGGCCTCGCTGCAGCCATCGATTTGGCTCTGCAAGGTGTTAACACTATTGTCCTGGACGACAACAACACCGTTAGTGTGGGTTCGCGGGCACTGTGCTTTGCTAAACGCTCGCTGGAGATTGTCGATCGCCTGGGTTGCGTAGAGCCAATGCTTGAAAAAGGCGTCACCTGGCAACACGGGCGCGTTTTTTTTCAAGACCGTGAGGTCTACGACTTCAACCTGCTGCCTGAAGATGGCCATCGTATTCCCGCTTTTATTAACTTGCAGCAGTATTACTTTGAAGAGTTTCTGGTCAACCGCGCTCACGACTTTCCAGAGCAAATTGACCTTCGTTGGCAGCATAAAGTTATTGAAGTAGATACTCAGCCTGACAGCTCCGCCATCAAGGTCTCGACTCAGGATGGTGATTACCAGCTGACCTGTGACTACCTCCTTGTTGCGGATGGCGCCAACAGCCGAATCCGCGACATGCTGGGCCTTGAGTGCAAAGGCCAGGTCTTTCAGGACCGCTTCCTGATTGCTGATGTGGTGATGAAGGCAGACTTCCCAACAGAGCGCTGGTTCTGGTTTGATCCCCCCTTCCATCCGAACCAGTCAGTGCTGCTGCACAAAGAGCCGGATAATGTTTGGCGTATCGACTTTCAGCTAGGTTGGGATGCTGACCCAGAAGAAGAGAAGAAAGAGGAGAACATTCGCCCACGCGTTCAGGCAATGCTTGGCGAAGACGTGGAGTTTGAGCTTGAGTGGGCCAGTGTCTACACCTTCCGCTGCCGCAAGATGGATAATTTCATTCATAACAGCGTGATATTTATGGGCGATGCGGCTCATCAGGTCTCCCCCTTTGGCGCCAGAGGGGCCAATGGTGCCCTACAGGGTGTGGATAACTTAGTGTGGAAGCTTGCTCGCGTTCTCAAGCAGCAGGCGCCAAAAACGCTTTTGTCCACCTACAATACTGAGCGCCAGCATGGTGCGTCAGAAAATATCCTTAACTCTACCCGCGCCACTGACTTTATTACCCCGAAGAGCCCTATTAGCCAAGTGTTTCGCGATGCGGCACTAGAGCTGGCTGAGAAGCATGCTTTCGCCCGTAGTCTGGTCAATAGTGGCCGCCTTTCCATGCCGTGCCGCTATGACACCTCACCACTTAATACACCCGATGTTGATGGTGGCCCGAGCGAATTACGCCCCGGCAGCCCTGCCAAAGACGCCCCCATCCGCTTGGGCAGTGAAGGTGCTTGTGAGCGCGCTTGGTTACTCAACCAATTTAGCGACAGTTTTGTGCTGCTACTCGACGGCCGCAGCGGCGGAACCAGTGCCGAGCCTCTTGCAGAGGCGCTAAGTGAGCTATTAAGCCAATACAAGGATTTGCGTGCCGTCATCATTGGCCCAACGTCTGCTGCTCTGGGGTCCCAGCCGCGTACAACCGTCGTGGAAGATCCAGAAGGGCTAGTCACTGAACGTTACGGCCTAACAGCGGGTGCCGGATACCTTATTCGCCCCGATCAGCACGTTGCTGCTCGCTGGCACGCTATCACTGTTCGCAATGTCGGCGACGCGTTAGACCGTGCGCTGGGCGTTCATCTTGCGGGCACCGTTGACACCACCTTCCAGGAAAGCCGCCATGCCAAGGCTTGAACTGAATCCGAACTTCACTGATCCAGATGCCTTTTACGCTGCTCTAACGTCGCTACATAAAGAGCGAAGCGAAGCCGAGAGCGAACGCATTAATGCTCGCCTGATCCTGTTACTTGCTAACCACATTGGCGATCAATCGGTTCTTGAAGAAGCAATTTCCCATGCTGGGTCAGTAGGCGATAAGTAACCGCCATCATTTATCAATATACGTTCAAATAAAGCAGGGCTTAACAATGACTGAACAATTGAAATATCAGAACGGTTTTCATAATCACTTTTCAACCGAAGCACTTCCTGGTGCATTGCCAATTGGGCAAAACTCACCTCAGAAATGCGCTTACGGGTTATACGCAGAGCAACTCACTGGCTCAGCATTTACCGCACCACGCCATCAAAATTTCCGTAGCTGGCTTTACCGCATTCGCCCCTCTGTCGTTCAGAGCGCGTATCAGCCACTAGAGAATCACAACGTACACACCGCTCCATTAGATAAGCCAGCGGCAGACCCCAATCAAATGCGTTGGGATCCTGTTTCAATACCCAATGAACCGACTGATTTTATTGATGGTTTATTTACCATTGCCGTTAATGGGGATGCAGGTACTCAAGCGGGCACGGGCGTGCATGTCTACACCTTTAATAAGGACATGACAGAGCGGTTTTTTTACAACGCCGATGGAGAACTACTCTTCGTTCCTCAACTGGGCGCTATTCGCCTACGTACGGAGTTTGGTGACATTGAGGTCAACAACGGTGAAATTGCGGTCATCCCTCGTGGCGTTAAATTCCAAGTACGTAGAGCTCAAGGTGCCGAGGCTGCACGGGGGTATATATGCGAGAACTACGGGAGTCCTTTAGAACTGCCGGGGCTGGGGCCAATCGGTGCTAATGGATTAGCAAACCCACGTGACTTCCAAAGCCCTGTGGCAGCCTATGAAGACCTAGAAGGCGACTACCGCTTAGTGGCGAAGTTTTCGGGCCGTTTCTGGGAGACAAAATTAAACCACTCGCCGTTAGATGTAGTGGCATGGCACGGTAACTATGCGCCTTATAAATATAATCTCGCCAATTTTAATACCATCAATACGGTTAGCTTTGATCATCCGGATCCGTCGATCTTTACCGTATTGACGTCCCCCTCAGATACACCGGGAATGGCGAATCTTGATTTTGTCATCTTCCCGCCGCGCTGGATGGTCGCCCAAAATACCTTTAGGCCACCTTGGTTCCATCGCAACCTGATGAGCGAGTTTATGGGGCTTATCCATGGTGAGTACGATGCAAAAGCGGAAGGTTTCACGCCTGGTGGCGCCAGTCTACATAATTCAATGTCCCCCCACGGCCCGGATGCAGAGACATTTGAGAAAGCCTCAAACGCTGAGCTGAAGCCCCAGTACCTAGGGGACACACTGGCCTTTATGTTTGAAAGCCGCTACTGCTTCCATCCAACGCCAGCTGCTCTGGAGGCTGACTTCCGCCAACGTGACTATGTGGATGTTTGGTCGACGCTGCGTTCGCACTTCGACCCAAGCAAGCCATAAAGCTATTTTTCTTGTGGGGCTGCCGTGCCCCACCTTGACGACAAGGATTGAATCACCATGAAACTTGCAACACTTAAGCAGGGCCGCGACGGAGAACTTATCATTGTTTCCCGTGATCTTAGCCGTGCAGTAAGCGCTGTTGATATCGCGCCCACACTTCAGAGTGCCATCGAGCAGTGGGATACCGTGAGCCCTAAGCTGGAAGAGCGCTATACGCAACTGAATAGCGGTGATGTGGAAGGCGCTTTTGCACTGGATCAGAGTGCATTGCACTCCCCGTTACCACGCGCCTATCAGTGGGCTGACGGCTCCGCCTACCTTAACCATGTCAAACTGGTTCGTCAGGCACGCAATGCCGAGATGCCCGAAACGTTCTGGACCGACCCGCTTATGTATCAGGGCGGTGGCGACTGTTTCCTGGCACCTACCGAAGATATCGAGGCGGTGAGTGAAGAGCATGGCATCGACTTTGAAGGCGAAATCGCCGTAATCACCGATGACGTGCCAATGGCAGTGTCACCAGAACAAGCCGCTAAGCATATTAAACTCATAATGCTGGTCAACGATGTCAGCCTGCGCGGCCTTATTCCCGGCGAACTCGCTAAGGGCTTCGGCTTTTTCCAAGCCAAACCCGCCTCTTCTTTCTCTCCCATAGCGGTCACCCCAGATGAGCTGGGCGATGCCTGGCAGGATGGCAAGGTTCATCTGCCGCTGACCGTGCACCTAAATGGCGAGAAGTTTGGCGAGCCAGAAGCTGGCCCAGATATGATTTTCAGTTTTCCACAATTGGTAGCCCATGCGGCTAAGACGCGCTATCTCGGCGCGGGCGCTGTTATTGGCTCAGGCACTGTCTCCAACCCAGACCCCGATGGTGGCCCTGGGAAGCCTGTCGTTGATGGCGGCGTAGGCTATAGTTGTTTGGCTGAAGTGCGGATGGTGGAACAGATCCTTCACGGCACAGTAAAAACCCCCTTTATGCGCTTTGGTGACCGGGTACGTATCGAAATGTTTGACCGCGATGGCAACAACATTTTTGGTACGATCGACCAGCAAGTAGTGAAGTACCAGCCTAAATAAAGGGAGACTAAATGACGACGCTTTATGGCTATTTCCGCTCGTCGGCAGTTTATCGGGTACGTATCGCTTTAAACCTCAAGGGCCTGGACTACGACCAGGTTCCGGTTAATCTGGTGAAAGGCGAGCAGCTCAGCGGCGATTATCTAGCACGCAACCCTCAAGGGTTGGTGCCCAGTCTGGTGCTGGATGACAGCTCAGTGATTAGCCAGTCGCTGGCGATCTGTGAGTATCTTGATGAGGTCCACCCCACACCCGCGCTGCTACCGGTGGCTGCGTTGGCCCGCGTTCGGGTTCGCGCCCTTGCACAGTCAGTGGCTTGTGATATTCACCCACTCAACAACCTGAGGGTACTCAAGTATCTCGTCGGTGAGCTGGGGATAGAGAAGGAGGCCAAGCTCGCCTGGTACTGCCACTGGATTGCTGAGGGTTTTCAGGCCTTAGAAGCGACGCTTGCTGCTGACCCTACCACCGGCGACTTTTGCCATGGCGATACACCAACGCTTGCGGATATATGCCTAGTCCCCCAGGCATACAACGCGGAGCGTTTTGAGTGCGATTTGTCAGCGTATCCAACGATTCAGCGTATCGTTGCCAATTGCCGGGCGCTGCCAGCCTTCGAAAAAGCAGCACCGGAAGCACAGCCCGACGCCAGCTAAACCACCTTGAGGTGAGGCATCGCATACTTGCATAGCAAAAGGCCACGCATTGCGTGGCCTTTTTTACCCATATGTTTTACCTATATGGGCCAGCTCAAGCGGCTTCGACAGCAATGGTCTTGGGTCGGCCTTGGCGGAACTCCATTAGCAATTTCTCGCGGCGTTTAGCGGCTTTCTCCGCAGCAGCCTCGCGAACCGGCCCAAAACCACGAATCTCTTCCGGCAACTTGGACAGTGCCAGTGCAGTGGCATGATTGGTGCCATCAAGACGAACGACTAACTCATCGATCAGTTGCTCGTAGTCAGCCAGTAGGGCGCGATCCAGCTTGCGGTCGGCGCTGAAGCGGAAAGGGTCCAGGGCCGTGTTGCGTAAGCTACGCATCTTTGCCAGCGCCCCCATCGCCTTCAACACCCAGGGCCCAAAGCGGCGCTTCACAGGACGCCCTTGCGCATCCTTCCGACCACTCAGCAGCGGCGGCGCCAAGTGGAAGGCTAGCTTATAATCACCGGAAAACGTCGCTTTGATCTCATCAAGAAAATCGCTTTGGGTGTAAAGTCGCGCCACTTCATACTCATCTTTATATGCCATCAAGCGATAGAGCTGATGAGCGACGGCTTCACTCAATGCTTCACCACACTTTAGAGTGGCCTCTGCTTCACGTACTTTAGCCACCTGCATGGCATAACGTTCCGCCCAAGCGCGATTCTGATAGCGTTCCAGGTGGCGGCTATTACGCGCTACCACTTCGCCCAGCGTGGCATTCGTGGGCAGTGGCATCGTATCCAGGTGTTGCTGGAGGTAGTCGGGCTCCACCGCTGCCAAGCGCCCCCAGGCAAATGCCTGGCGGTTTTTTTCCACGGCCACACCATTGAGTTCCAAAGCACGTTGCAGCGCAGGTTCAGAGAGCGGCACCAACCCTTGCTGCCAGGCAAACCCTAGCATCATCATATTGGAAAATACCGTATCGCCTAGCAACTGCTCAGCCAGGCGAGTAGCGTCCAGAGAGGCAAAGCGCGCATCTCCCACCGCCTCACGCAGCATATTGAGGCGTTTGCTGGGCTGCATATCCGCATCGCGGTAAAGCACATAATCCGCTGTGGCGAGCTCCGCCAGATTGGCAACAATACGCGTGGTCGGCTGCAACACATTCAGCGCTTTCTGGGAGCTGGCCACCACCATGTCACAAGCGATCAAGGCATCGGCCTGCCCCGCCTCGATACGTACCTGATTAAGTTCGCTGGGCTGTGATGCCAAGCGCACATAGCTAAGTACCGCCCCACCTTTTTGGGCAAACCCCATAAAGTCGAGCACACTGGAACCCTTGCCCTCCAAATGCGCCGCCATGGTGATCAGTTGCCCCACCGTCACCACCCCAGTACCGCCAACACCCCCTACCAGTAAGTTATAAGGAGCAGTCAGTGTCGTAAGGACGGGGCTAGGCAAATGTGCTACATGTTCCCAAAAGGCGCTATCTGCTGCGACGCCTTGGCCTTTACGCAACCCACCACCTTCGACGGTGACAAAGCTGGGGCAAAAACCACTGACGCAGGACATATCCTTGTTACAGGAGGACTGATCGATTTTGCGCTTACGGCCTAACTCGGTCTCGCGTGGTACCACCGATAAACAGTTGGACTGCACCGAGCAATCACCACAACCTTCGCAAACATGATGATTGATAAACACCCGGCGGGCGGGATCTTCCATCAGACCACGCTTACGACGGCGACGTTTCTCAGCCGCGCACACCTGGTCATAAATCAACACGGTGCAACCGGGGATCTCGCGCAGTTCACGTTGCAGCGTATCCATCTCTTCGCGCCCGTGAAAGGTGACCTCTTTAGGGAACGCCTTTTTATGCCCCCGATACTTATCCGGCTCATCGCTGACCACCATCACCCGGCGAACACCTTCATCTAGTGATTGCCGGGCAATCATGGGAACGTTGATTTGCCCGTCCACCGGCTGACCGCCCGTCATAGCGACAGCGTCGTTAAACAGGATTTTATAGGTAATATTGACGTTGGCAGCCACAGCCTGACGCACCGCCATGGAGCCTGAGTGAAACCAGGTACCTTCGCCCAGATTCTGGAAAATATGTCCATTGCCGGTAAAACGGCTCTTACCCACCCAGTTAACACCTTCGCCACCCATTTGAATCAATGACTCGGTGCTACGGCCCATCCACGAGGCCATAAAGTGGCAGCCGATCCCTGCCAGGGCTTTGCTGCCTTCAGGCACCTTGGTCGAGCTGTTGTGTGGGCAACCAGAACAGAAATAAGGCATGCGGCGTACACCGCCGAGCTCTTTAACCCCTGCCTGGCAAGCATCAACGGCTGCCAGCTTGTCGCTAAAATCAATCTCGAAAAAGCGCGCCAGGCGCTCTGCCACAAAGCCCGCCAGGAGACGTGGGCCAAGCTCACCAACGAAGGGGATTAGAGGTTTGCCGGTTTCATCCTGCTTGCCGGTAACAATTACCTCACCAGGGTGATCTGGCTCCGACATGTACTCTTTAAGCTGGCTTTCAATAATGCCGCGCTTCTCTTCAATGACCAGCACCTCGCGCTTGCCATGAATAAATTCAAGAATGCCGTGCCGGTGCAGGGGCCACACCATCCCGACCTTGTATATCTCAATCCCTAAATCACGCAGCTTGGCTTCATCCAGCCCCAATAAACGGAGCGATTCGAGCAAGTCCAGGTGAGCTTTACCGGTGGTAACCAAGCCAAAGGTCGCCTGCTCTTGGCGGAATAGGTACTGATCAATAGGGTTGGCAGAGGCAAACGCCTGCACAGCGGCAAGCTTATGTTCAAGGCGGGTCTCCAGTTGTGGCCCCGGCAAATCGGGCCAGCGGTAGTGAAGGCCGCCTTCAGGCATATCGAAATCGGGCGTTACATACTCTGGCAAGGGAGGCACTTCAACAGAAGCACCGCTCTCCACGGTTTCAGAAACGGCTTTGAAACCCACCCAGCAACCAGAGAAGCGTGACAAGGCATAGCCCCACAGTCCAAAGCGTTCATACTCTGCCAGTGAAGCAGGACTCACCACTGGCATGAACCACGCCATAAAAGCGACATCAGATTGATGCGGCATAGAGGACGACACGCAGCCATGGTCATCACCAGCAACCACCAGCACACCGCCGGTAGGAGAGCTACCGTAAGCATTACCGTGTTTTAAGGCATCGCCCGCGCGGTCCACGCCGGGTCCCTTGCCGTACCACATGCCAAACACGCCATCTACTTGCTTCTCGGGGTCTGTCTCGACTTGCTGACAACCCAGCATCATGGTGGCGGCAAGGTCTTCGTTGATGGCCGGTACAAAATCGATGTGATGCTCTTCCATGGCGGCTTTCGCCCGCCAAATCTCTTGGTCTACACCGCCCAGGGGCGAACCACGATAGCCACTAATTAGTCCCGCTGTATGCCGACCATTGCGGCGGTCAAGTTCGGCCTGTCGTAAGGCGATACGAACCAATGCCTGGGTGCCAGTTAGAAAGACACGACCTTCACTACGGTTATAGCGGTCGGCCAGTTGATAATCATCGAGTGCAATATCGAGAGGCTGGGTAATTGACCCCGCCTGCTCAGCAATTGAGGGGATTGTCATGAGAGTTCACCAGTACGGTTGAAGAGTTATGGTTGTAATACGCTTGAGTCTAGCCAAGAGCGCACTAAAGGTGCTTGCGAATTCACTCTTCAAAATCCTCGATATTAATAATTCCTTTCATTTTTTTTGTTTTTGCACAACTATATTTATCAAATCATAAATAAATGAAATACCACCATGAAAGAAGCGACCAAAGAAATCACCTTGGACAAGTATGATCAACACATCCTTACCCTGCTTCAGCAGCAGGGGCGTATTACCAATAATGAGCTTGCTGAGCAGATTGGCCTGTCCCCAGCCGCCTGCTGGCGACGCGTAAAAGCCTTGGAGGAGAGCGGCGTTATTCGACGCTTCGCTGCGTTGGTGGAACCCAGCCTGGTCGGTCAGCCGTTAGCGGCATTGGTCATGGTGACGCTAGTTCGCCACCACATCGACAATACGGCCGAATTTGAACAACGTATCCGGCAATACCCAGAAGTACTGCAGTGCTATGCCACTACGGGCAACGCCGATTTTGTGCTGCGGGTCGTCATCGAAGATATGGCAGCGTATGACAAGTTTCTTAACGAGAAACTCTTCACCCTGAACGGTATTTCCCAGGTCAGCTCCAATTTCGTGCTGCGTAGCATCAAAGAAGAGACCGCTATACCGATTCGCTGAAGCAGCCAATCGAGCTCGTTGCGTCCTCGTTTTAAAAACATGACTTAAAAACGAGGCTTAAATACGACTTAAGTACAATGCCAGCCCCTCTCAAATTAGTTGCTATAGAAACTATATAAAGGCAAGGTGAGCAGTGTGATTTTCGCAACACCGAGAAGACGCCACTTGCTCGGTGTCAGGCGTTACCAATAACAACACAGGCGCTAGGTTTTCGTACAAGACTTAGTAGCGCCGGTTCTGGAGCTTTAACATGAATAAACCAGCTCGCTTCATTGTGGGTGCTATTGCTGCGTCAAGCATGGCGTTCAGCCTATCTGCACTGGCGCAGTCCACAATCACTGTAAGCACGTGGGGAGGCCCTAATCACGGTATTAACACCATTGTTTGGCCGACCTGGAAAGCATGGATTGAAGAAGCCACTGATGATCGTGTCACGGTAGAAGTCGTGCACGATATGGGGCCACCTCCCGCGCAGATGGAGATCATTGCGGACGGTATCGCGGATGCAAGCTGGATTTTTCATGCCCACATGGCAGGCCGCTTTTTAGCAACTCAGCTGCCTGAGTTCCCTACGTTTGAAGAGTTCTCCTCAGAAGATGCTTCCGCCGCTTATTGGCATACCCATCAAGCGTATTTACAGCAAGCTAATGAGCACCGCGGCGTTGATGTTATTGCCATGGGCGTGCATGGCCCAGGCCAAATATTTACCCGTGATCAAATAAGCTCTATTGATGAGCTTGCCGGCAAACGGCTCCGCGTTGGTGGCGGTGTGA encodes the following:
- a CDS encoding MarR family winged helix-turn-helix transcriptional regulator; this encodes MTMDKADTEGGLKADGEASSVSSARAELDLNQFLPYQLNRLADRISQALEKLYADSYQLNIAQWRVLAWLSHCDDLTAKKVCHYTNMDKARVSRAIQALEDRGLISRTPSQQDQRLHNLQLTEAGQALLTELVPEAQSWEADLVSTLSVGEYRDLLNTMRKLERQLERIG
- a CDS encoding DUF2783 domain-containing protein, translated to MPRLELNPNFTDPDAFYAALTSLHKERSEAESERINARLILLLANHIGDQSVLEEAISHAGSVGDK
- a CDS encoding MBL fold metallo-hydrolase, with amino-acid sequence MSKKFASHADTEEKQISFTKLAEGLYAYTAEGDPNTGIVIGDDSVMVIDTQATPIMAQDVIRRIREVTDLPIKHVVMSHYHAVRVLGASAYDAENIYASQHTYDLIVERGQQDYESEVGRFPRLFKGVDSVPGLTWPNIVFQEQLTVFMGEREVQIIHLGRGHTKGDTIVWLPKEKVMFSGDLVEYGATPYTGDAYHEDWPSTLDRLQAMQPQKLVPGRGDALQTAEQCQEAIQGTRDFLNDMYGSVKAGKAAGKSLSECYAETYALLKPKYGHWVIFDHCVPFDITRCYDEAGGEYPDPRIWTAERDTDMWHSLQDVVENQ
- a CDS encoding fumarylacetoacetate hydrolase family protein; this translates as MKLATLKQGRDGELIIVSRDLSRAVSAVDIAPTLQSAIEQWDTVSPKLEERYTQLNSGDVEGAFALDQSALHSPLPRAYQWADGSAYLNHVKLVRQARNAEMPETFWTDPLMYQGGGDCFLAPTEDIEAVSEEHGIDFEGEIAVITDDVPMAVSPEQAAKHIKLIMLVNDVSLRGLIPGELAKGFGFFQAKPASSFSPIAVTPDELGDAWQDGKVHLPLTVHLNGEKFGEPEAGPDMIFSFPQLVAHAAKTRYLGAGAVIGSGTVSNPDPDGGPGKPVVDGGVGYSCLAEVRMVEQILHGTVKTPFMRFGDRVRIEMFDRDGNNIFGTIDQQVVKYQPK
- the maiA gene encoding maleylacetoacetate isomerase: MTTLYGYFRSSAVYRVRIALNLKGLDYDQVPVNLVKGEQLSGDYLARNPQGLVPSLVLDDSSVISQSLAICEYLDEVHPTPALLPVAALARVRVRALAQSVACDIHPLNNLRVLKYLVGELGIEKEAKLAWYCHWIAEGFQALEATLAADPTTGDFCHGDTPTLADICLVPQAYNAERFECDLSAYPTIQRIVANCRALPAFEKAAPEAQPDAS
- a CDS encoding FAD-dependent oxidoreductase — encoded protein: MPTTYKNPVYPYRRPPELDDKDVRHYPVVIVGAGPSGLAAAIDLALQGVNTIVLDDNNTVSVGSRALCFAKRSLEIVDRLGCVEPMLEKGVTWQHGRVFFQDREVYDFNLLPEDGHRIPAFINLQQYYFEEFLVNRAHDFPEQIDLRWQHKVIEVDTQPDSSAIKVSTQDGDYQLTCDYLLVADGANSRIRDMLGLECKGQVFQDRFLIADVVMKADFPTERWFWFDPPFHPNQSVLLHKEPDNVWRIDFQLGWDADPEEEKKEENIRPRVQAMLGEDVEFELEWASVYTFRCRKMDNFIHNSVIFMGDAAHQVSPFGARGANGALQGVDNLVWKLARVLKQQAPKTLLSTYNTERQHGASENILNSTRATDFITPKSPISQVFRDAALELAEKHAFARSLVNSGRLSMPCRYDTSPLNTPDVDGGPSELRPGSPAKDAPIRLGSEGACERAWLLNQFSDSFVLLLDGRSGGTSAEPLAEALSELLSQYKDLRAVIIGPTSAALGSQPRTTVVEDPEGLVTERYGLTAGAGYLIRPDQHVAARWHAITVRNVGDALDRALGVHLAGTVDTTFQESRHAKA
- the hmgA gene encoding homogentisate 1,2-dioxygenase, which translates into the protein MTEQLKYQNGFHNHFSTEALPGALPIGQNSPQKCAYGLYAEQLTGSAFTAPRHQNFRSWLYRIRPSVVQSAYQPLENHNVHTAPLDKPAADPNQMRWDPVSIPNEPTDFIDGLFTIAVNGDAGTQAGTGVHVYTFNKDMTERFFYNADGELLFVPQLGAIRLRTEFGDIEVNNGEIAVIPRGVKFQVRRAQGAEAARGYICENYGSPLELPGLGPIGANGLANPRDFQSPVAAYEDLEGDYRLVAKFSGRFWETKLNHSPLDVVAWHGNYAPYKYNLANFNTINTVSFDHPDPSIFTVLTSPSDTPGMANLDFVIFPPRWMVAQNTFRPPWFHRNLMSEFMGLIHGEYDAKAEGFTPGGASLHNSMSPHGPDAETFEKASNAELKPQYLGDTLAFMFESRYCFHPTPAALEADFRQRDYVDVWSTLRSHFDPSKP